From the genome of Hyphobacterium sp. CCMP332:
GGGCATCAAGACCGCCTTTGGCACGCACGTCATTCATGATGGGCTGGATCTGTCGGTCCGGCGGGGAGAAGTTCTGGGGCTTGTGGGCGGCTCCGGCACTGGCAAGTCGGTGCTGATGAATACAATCATCGGCCTGAAACGCCCGGATGCCGGCGAGATTTTCTTCAACGGTCAACGGCTCAACTCAATGACATCGCATGAGCGCCGCAGACTGGAATCAAGCTGGGGTGTGCTCTTCCAGAACGGGGCCCTGTTTTCCTCTCTGACGGTACGCGAGAATGTCATGGCACCGCTGCGCGAGCATATGAAAATGCCCAAGCGCCTGATGGTCGAAATTGCGGACATGAAGATCGCCCTGTCAGGGCTGGGCGCGGAAGCCGGACCCAAATATCCCTCAGAATTGTCGGGCGGCATGAAAAAGCGCGCCGGGCTGGCGCGCGCCCTGGCGCTGGATCCGGCGATCCTCTTTCTGGACGAGCCCACAGCCGGGCTGGACCCGATCGGGGCCGCAGCCTTCGATATGCTGATCAAGGACCTCAGGGAAACGCTGGACCTGACGGTTTTCATGGTCACCCACGACCTCGACAGTCTTTACACGATTTGCGACCGCGTCGCCGTTCTGGCAGATAAACGTGTGGCCGCAATTGCACCCATCAGGGAGCTGGAACAGAATTCCCATCCCTGGATACAGCAATACTTTCACGGACCGCGGGGGCGTATGGCCGCCGGCGCACAGGGAGGCTAGGTCATGGAGACGAAAGCCCATCACGCACTTGTCGGCTTTTTTGCCGTCTTTCTCATTCTCGCGGGCGGATTTTTCGCGCTCTGGCTGGGGCAGACGACGTTCGACCGCGATTACGCCTTCTATGATGTTGTCTTCGACGGCCCGGTCCGCGGCCTCCGGGAAGCCGGCGAGGTCCGGTTTAACGGCATCCAGGTCGGCGAAGTGACCGAGATCGGTCTCGACCCGCAAAACCCCAACCGGGTGATTGCCCGTATCCGCTTGCTGGCGGAAACGCCGGTGCGTGTGGATTCCAGCGCCCAGCTTGAGCCACAAGGTCTGACCGGCCTGTCCTATATCCAGATTTCAGGCGGCACCGCCGAAGCCCAACGTCTGCAGGGCACTACGCGCGGGGATCCGCCGCGCATCTATGCCGAGCAGGCGCAGATCGAGTCGCTCGTGGCAGGTGGTGAGGATGCGCTGGAGGCGGCGCAGCGTGCCCTGTATCAGGTCTCGGTTCTGTTGAGCGAGGAAAACCTCGACCGCATTGCCTCGACCTTCGAGAATATCGACGAGATTACCGAACGGCTGGCGGGCGAAGATGCGCTGGTCGAAGAATTGCGCTCGGCCATCCGGAGCCTCGAGGCCACTTCGGTGGATGTTGGCGCTGCCGCGCGGTCGCTGGAAATCTTTGGCCGGGACGCCACCACGCTGGCCAATAACGAGCTCACACAGGCTTCGATTGATGTGTCGCTCGCCGCTCAGCAGATCGACATTGCCGGACGGCAGGCGCAGGAGCTGATGACGACGCTGCAGCCTGCGATCGAACGATTGTCAAACGAGGGCACGGACGAGCTGACGCGGACCATGGAAGATGTTCGCCGATTGGTCGCCACGCTTGATCGCATCGCGCTCGAAATTGAAGACAACCCGACCGGATTTATCTCCGGCGAACAACGCCGGACAGTTGAGGTGCCACAATGATCCGTAAATCCCTGACAGCCGCCCTGATCGGGGCCGCAACCTTTCTGACAGGCTGCATCAGCTTTCTGCCGGAAAACACGCCGGCGACCGTCTACCGTCTGTCGGCACCGGAACCGTCGAGCCAGCTTCGCACCGAGGCGGTGATTGTCGGTGTGCAGCGTCCACTGACGCCGCGTGCCTTGTCCGGTGATCAGATTGCCCTGTCACAGAACCGGGGCCAGCTGGTCTTTGCATCCGGCGCGGAATGGATCACGCCCGTGCCGCGTCTGGTACAGGACCTCATTGTCGAATCGATGGATGCCTTCGAGCCGTCTCTGATCGCATCGCGTCCCGAAGACGGTGTGCGCGCAGAATTCGAACTCGCGACCGAATTGCGGTCTTTCGAGGCCAATTACATCAATGGCGAGAATTCGGCGCCGACGGTGGTTGTACGCATGCGGGCCCGTCTGATCCGCATGAGCGATCGCCGCCTGGTGGCGGTGGACGCCATTGGCGCACAAGCCCTGGCACGGTCGACCAGTTTGAGTGATATCGTCGCCGCTTTCGACGCCGCGTCACAGGAAGCCATGGCCAATGTTGCGCAGTGGACGGCCGAACAGGTTGCGGAATTCCACGACGCGGATCATCAGCACTAATCACCAGCCCTAGTCGTCCCGGTCCTCGCGGTCACGCGGGTCATCTTCATTGCCGGGCATGTTGGAAAGCAGATCCTTCCAGCGCCAGCCCGGCTCACCGGCACGGCCTTTTTCCGGAAAGGCGATTGTGTCGCGTTTGGGCGTCGGACTGGCCGGGGCGTCCGGTGTGTCTGATTCATCCTTTGGCGGGCCGGATTTCCGGCCGGACAGCGGGTTCGGCAATTCATTGCCGGGCAAATCAATGGCGCGGCGTCCGCCGGCGACAGAGCCCATCCGAAGCATGAAGTCGCTCAATAATTCGTAATTCTGGCGAATACGGGACTGGAAGGCCGCATCAATTTCCTGAGCTTCTTCAGCGGCGGCCATTGCGGCGGCGTTCAGTCCTTCCAGACCATTGCGCAAGGCATCGGACGCTTCCTTCGCACGCAATTGCGCTGCGGCAGGAAGTTCGGCGAGCTTGTCCGTCAGCTTCTCGATCTCCCGTTCGATGGCGACGGATTCTTCTTGCGCGGTTTTCACAACGGATGACAGGCGGCGCTTGACGGATTCGGCGGCTTCGTCGGCTGCCAGAGCGGCACGCGAGGTCAGTTTTTCAGCCTCCTTCATGCGGGCGGCAAAGCCTTCATCGGCCTTGCGCGCGGCCTCGAACGCTTTTTCGTTGACCTCTTCGATGCGCGACGAAACGTGGCGGGTCTGTTCATCCAGCGCATGCGCGGCGGCTTCGGAGGCCTTGCCGGCATTTTCGGCGGCAGCTTGCAGCGCCTCCATCGCCGTCAGGTGCGATTCGGCGGCTTTGTCAGTCTCGGCCCGGACCTGCTCGGCCATATTGCGGGCCCGCTCCAGCGCGGCATCAATCGTCTCCTTGAACGATCCCGAGCCTTGCGTCGCCGCTGCGTTGAGGGCATCCGCCCCCTCGCGCGCCGTCCGCGCCATCACCTCCAGCTCGGCACGATGGAAATCGAGCGCTGCCGCGATTTTCTCCTGCTCCTTGCGCAGACCTTCTCCGGCCTCGCCCAGACGCCCCTTGTGGCGATGATAGGCGGCTTCCAGCTCGGTGGTCCGGGTATCCAGAAGGGATGCCATTTCGCGCAATTCAGCCGATCGTGTGTCGATCTTGCCGGCTGCAGACTGGGCCGAGTCGGAAATCAGGTTGCCGGCACCGGTGAGGGATTCGATGCTTTCGCGCAATTTCTTCTCGGCGTCGCTGGCCGTGTCGCCCGCCAGTTCGGCGGCGGCGGCGACCATGCGCGACTGGTCGGAAATGGCCGCTGCGATCAGCGCCGCCTTGTCGTCCAGTGAATCTGAAACCTCCTGCAGGCGTTCACGTTCGCCGCGCAAATCCTGCAACAGGCCTTCCGCGCGATCGCGCGCATCGCCAGCCGACTGCTCCAGCGTATCGGCGTGATGGCGGATCACCTCCTCCATCGCCGCCAGCCGGGCGAGGGCGCTTTCCAGCGACGCATTGATCCGGTCGATCTCGCCCGTAATCGCGCTGGACAGGCTGCGCACTTCGGATTCGGCAGCCTCGGCCGGCGCAGCAAGACGGGAAAGGGCCGCCTCCACGCCGCGTGTGCGGTCGACGGTCTGGCGCAATTCCCGGATGATCAGCGCGGCCATGATGAAAAGCAGGGCCGGACCCAGCGCGAAAATGGCCAGTCCCGCGAGTTGCGCCGGTGTATGGGCCGCCAGCGGATTGGTGATATCGACACCGGCATAGGCGGTCAGATACGCGACCGTGCCCGCCGCCCAGATGAAAGCCGCCGTGAACCCGAAAAACAGATACCAGCCATGCTTGCGCTTCGGCGGCAGGTTTCGGGCGGCTTCGACGCGGCGATCATGATCAAGTTCGCCCCGGCTATGAGGGTCGCTTAACGCTGCCATGAGCGCGTCGCTGGACGTTTCGCGGTCGCGTGTTTCGGTATCGGCCATGGTTTGCGCCACTATCCTTGAATCGCAAAATTGACCCGCAATCTTTGCAGGGTCTGCCTTCTTAACGCAGCTTTTGCATTATTCGAAGGGTGGGAGTCGGTTCGGCGCAAATCAGATGCGGAAAACCCGCGCATCATCGGCGTCTTCAGCCTCAAAGGACGCACAGTCCACATCCCGCGTTTCCGAAAGCTCCACGGACTCAACGTAGTGGACGGGAACAATGTGAATGGCCGCAGCACAGTCTACCGGCGCGGAATAACTCAGCCCGAGAAACATCATGGCGAATCCGGCGACCCATTCGATCAACATTATCAGGAAGTGGAGCATCGGTCCCTCGCGCTCAAAAAGTAATCTATAGTGTTGATAGACACCTTCTATGGCTTGAAACAGGGGGACAGTTCAATTCACAATCCCGTTTTCGGCCATTAAAGATGTGTAAGATGGTGACGGGGACAGGGGAGAATACCATGACAGATGCTGCAACGCCGCACGCAGGACAGGCCGCGCCGAAACTGGAACGTTTTACATCCATCGACACGCTGCGCGGCTTTGCCGTCCTCGGCATCCTGATGATGAATATCCAGGCCTTCGCCATGCACGCCAATGCCTATCAGTACCCACTCGCACACATGGATTTCACGGGCGCGAACCAGACGGTCTGGTGGATCGCCTTCACCTTCTTCGAGGTGAAGTTCATTACCATCTTTTCGGCCCTGTTCGGCGCCGGTATCGCGCTGATGCTGGGCGACGACCGCAGCCAGGGAACGCGCCAGCATTATCCGCGCATGCTCTGGCTTTTGGCCTTCGGCCTGATCCACGCCTACGTTTTCTGGTTCGGCGATATCCTCGTCACCTATGCCCTGGTCGGCATGATCGCCGTGCTCCTGCGCGGGCTTTCGGTCACCAAGCTCCTGTTCTGGGGACTGTTCGCCATCGCGATCAACGGCCTGCTGTTTCTGGGAATCTTCGCTTCGTTCAATCTCATCCCCGGCGAGATCGATCCCGTCGAATTGGGCATGATGCCGTCAGCCGAGGACTTGCAGGATACTGTCGCGCTCTACCAGTCAGGTTTCCTTGATCGTCTGCCCTACAATGCCGGCTTTGCCGCGCTGGGGCAGACCATGGGCATGATATTCTTCGGCGCGCGGACGTTCGGTCTGATGTTGATCGGCATGGCGCTGTTCAAATCGGGTTTCCTGACGGCGCGCTGGCCTATGCTGTCCTATCTGGTCTGTGGGCTGGTCGCGTTGGGCATTGGACTGCCAATTGCCGGTTGGGCCGGCAACGCGGCGATCGCGGACGGATTTGACCTGCGTCATATGTGGGAACATCAGGGCGCAAACTACTTCGCCAGCCTGCTGGTTTCCTTCGGCTACGCCTCTGTCGTGATGCTGCTCAGCAAGCTCAGCGTGTTCAAACTCATCCTCTATCCGTTCACCGCCGCCGGCCGCATGGCGTTCACCAACTATCTCAGCCAGACACTGATCATGACCTATCTGTTCGTCGGCCCGCCGGGGCTGGGCTGGTTCGGCACGCTGGAGCGCGTGGAGCAGGCCCAGCTGGTGATCACCGTCTGGATCGGTCAGCTCATCTTCTCGACGCTTTGGCTGATGGTATTCCGCTTCGGACCGTTCGAATGGCTGTGGCGCACGCTGACCTATGGCAAGCTGCAACCCATACTGAAAACCCGCGACAGCGCACCGGCTGCCGCGCCGCCGGGCGGCTAATCCGGTCTAGTGTCCGTCTTCGGGGGCGTCGGGCTGGTTTTCCGGCTTCGCCGCCTCGAAGGCGGGATGGGCGCGGGCGGCTTCATCGGCCGCTACCAGACGCGGGAAAGCCGCTAGATCCACGCCAAAGCGGCGCGCATTATACATTTGCGGCACCAGATAGATGTCGGCGAGCGTCGGCTTCGATCCCCAGAGATAGGGGCCGCCGCGGCCATCCGCCGTGACCATCGCCTCCAGCGCGGTGAACCCGTCACGGATCCAGCGCTGGGCCCAGGCTGTCACGCCATCCGCATCCTGCCCGTGTTCGGCCCGGATATATTGCAGGACGCGCAGATTCTGCAGCGGATGGATGTCGCAGCCAATGACCGCCGCATAGGCCCGGATGCGCGCGCGCTCCACAGGCGAGCCGGGCAATAGCGGAGGCTCCGGGTGGGTCTCGTCAAGATATTCCAGCAGGGCCGGCGACTGGATCAGCTGCACCCCGTCAATATCAAGGAGGGGCACCAGCCCTTGCGGATTGAGCTTTTTGTAGGCGGCTTGCCGCTGCTCCCCGTCCTTCAGATTGACGGGCACCTGATCATAGGCGATGCCCTTCAGATTGAGCGCAATGCGCAAGCGGTAGGACGTGCCGGAACGCCAGTATCCATGAAGCGTGGTCATCGTGTTCAGGCCTTTCGGTCGGTCATCTTGAAGGAAAGCGGGGGCAGGCCGTCGATCTCGGCCACGACCTTGTCGCCGGGCAGGAGCGGCCCCACGCCGGACGGTGTCCCGGTGAAAACCAGATCGCCGGGCATGAGGGTAAAATACTTGCCGATCAGGGCCAGAAGTTCGGGCAGTTTCCGGTTCATCTGGGCGAGATCGCCATCCTGCCTGACCGTGCCATTGACGCTGAGCCGGATCGCCCCGCTCTCCGGCGGTGGCCCTGGGCGCAGCGTCCCCATCACGGCACCCTGGTCAAACGCCTTGCCGGTTTCCCAGGGCCCGCCGCGTTTTTTGGCCATGCCTTGCAGATCGCGCCGGGTTAGATCAATCCCGACACCCGCCGCAATAACGCCGTCCGGACCGATGGCCGCGACCATCTCCACCTCATGATGCAGGTCAGTGGTCACAGGCGGATAGGCGACATCCGGCCCGAGGGTGAGGGCGCTGGCGGGCTTCATGAAGATGACGGGTTCAACGGCGGTATCCGTGCCGCCCATCTCCCGGATGTGCTCGGCATAATTCTGTCCGATGCAGAAAATCCGGTTCAACGGAAACGGGTTGGCCCCTTCGACAGGGACAGAAACGGGCGGGGCGGGCGTAAAAAGATAACTCATGAACATCCGCATACCGCCCCTTGAAGTTGGCGTCGAGCCGACAATTTAGTTGCAAATGTAACTAAATTCCGTCATGAGGGGGACAGGTTTTCGAGGTGCGGGCGATCCGCCCCCTCGCTGTCTGCCGACATCAAAGGAGCATGGCCATGGCTGATCTGTTTGAAAATCCGATGGGAACCGACGGGTTCGAATTTGTGGAATATACCGGCCCTGATACCGATGCGCTGGAAAAGCTGTTCCGGTCTCTGGGTTTTGCGGCGGTCTCCAAGCACAAGACCAAAGATATCACCCGTTTCAAGCAGGGCGATATCAATTTCCTTTTGAACCGGGAAAAAACCGGTCAGGCGGCCGAATTTGCCAAAATCCACGGACAGTCTGCCAATGCGATGGCCTTCCGCGTCAAGGATGCGAAATTTGCCTTTGAAGAGGCCCTGAAGCGCGGCGCTGAAGCCTTCGGTGACGGCATCTGGACCAATCCGGACGAAGTGCCTGCCATCAAGGGCATTGGCGGTTCGGTCCTCTATCTCGTCGACAAGTATGGCGACAATGGCGACATCTACGGCGATTTCGAAGCGACCGGCGAAGTCGATAATGGCGGCGTCGGGCTCGAAATTCTCGATCACCTGACCCACAATGTCGATCAGGGCCAGATGGCTGTCTGGGCCGATTTCTACGAGCGCGTCTTCAATTTCCGCGAGATCCGCTATTTCGACATCAAGGGCAAGAAGACCGGCCTGTTCTCGAAAGCGATGACCGGCCCGTGCGGCAAGCTGCGTATCCCGCTGAACGAGAGCCAGGACGACAAATCCCAGATCGCCGAATTCCTCAACGAATATAATGGCGAAGGCATCCAGCACATCGCGCTGACAACGCCGGACATCTACAAGACCGTCGATACACTGCGCGAGAATGGCGTCATCTTCCAGGACACGCCAGACACCTATTACGAGCTGATCGATGCCCGCGTACCGGGCCATGGCGAGCCGGTCGCGGAACTGGCCAAACGCCGCATCCTGCTCGATGGCGATGTCGAGAAGGAACAGGGTCTGCTCCTGCAGATTTTCACCCAGACCGTGATTGGCCCGGTCTTCTTCGAGATCATCCAGCGCAAGGGCAATGAAGGTTTCGGCGAGGGCAATTTCAAGGCCCTGTTCGAATCCATCGAGCTGGACCAGGAACGCCGCGGCGTTCTGGCCTAGGCGCACAATGCCAAGGGACGCCGCACTCCGGCTCGAGGCCTATCTGCCTTACCGCCTGTCTGTGGCGTCCAATCGCGCCAGCCGCTGGGTCGCGCGCTCCTATGAAGCCAAATTCGGCCTGTCCATCTGGCAATGGCGTGTGATGGCCGTTCTCGGCGGGGCCGACCGGCTAACCGCGCAGGAACTCACGGCCGCGACCGCCATGGACAAGGTCAATGTCTCGCGGGCGGTCCGGGCGCTGATCGAACGCGGGCTGGTGAACCGGCAAAAGCATCAGAGCGATGGCCGCTCGGCCCTGCTCGAACTCACGCCCGCCGGCCGCAGCGTCTATGACGAAGTCGCCCCGGTCGCCCTGCGCCACGAGGCGGCCTTGCTGGACGGGTTCAGCCCGGACGAGATCAGATTGCTGACGGATCTGTTGTTGCGGCTGGAAAGACGCGCTGAGGATTTGGCGCAGGATTAGGCCGTCAGGCTCATACTTATTAACTTACCTCATGGTGAGGTGCCGGCCGGAGGCCGGCCTCGAACCACGCATTACACCCCCACCACCGTCATCCCGGACGGCGTAAAACGACGATCCGGGAGCCATGCCGAGGCGTCTCCGTCCCGGCATGGGTTCTGGGTTCGCACTGATGTGCGCCTCGGAATGACGGAATTTGCGCTTTTCTGGAGCCGAACCTCGAACCACTCTGTGCGCTGGACGCCTCCTTCGAGGCTCGCTGACGCTCGCACCTCAGGATGAGGTGATTGGGATAGGATAGGTGGGGTTAACCCGGCAGAATGAACAGGGTCAGCCAGTGCGCGCGGATGGCGGGCTGTTCCTGGCCCTCAACCTCCACCGTCACATCCCAATGGCTGAGCCACTGACCCGGCTTGCGTTCTTCCACTTTCGACAGCTTGAAGTGCGCGCGGATGCGTTTGCCCACCGGCACGGGCGCGGAGAAGCGCACCTTTTCGAAGCCATAATTCATCGGAATGGCATTGGGCGGCATGGGCGGCAGGCAGGTTTCACCGAGATGCGACAGCATGGACAGGGTGAAATAGCCATGCGCAATCGTGCCGCCAAAGGGCGTTTCCGCCTTGGTGCGCTCGACATCCACATGGATGAAATTGTGGTCAACGGTAAGGTCGGCAAACTGGTTCACGCGGTCCTGATTCATTTCGAACCAGTCGGAGACGAAGGTCTGGCCAGCCAGAGAGCGATAGTCCTGAACGGTCATGATGTGATCCTATACGTGGCACAGCCAGTTGCGCGTATCTTTTGTCTTTCCGGAAAACAGGCCGACAAACGCTTCCTGCACCGACCTGGTGATCGGGTAATCGCCCGTTCCGACGTCGAGCCCATCCACCTTCTTAATCGGCGTGACTTCGGCAGCCGTCCCCGTGAAGAAGGCCTCATCCGCCGTATAGAGCGCTTCGCGCGGCAGGGCCTGCTCGACCACCTCATGGCCCATATCCGCCAATAGCTTGATGACGGTGTCGCGGGTAATGCCCTTGAGGATGGAGGCAGCGCCCGGCGGGGTGCGGATGACGCCATCCTCGATGATGAAGAGGTTTTCGCCCGATCCTTCTGACAGAAGGCCGTCCGTGCCCAGGCCAATGCCTTCGGCGACGCCGCGATCCTTGGCCTCATAGCCGATCAGCATGGAGGAGAGGTAATTGCCGCCCGCCTTAATGCCCGGCGGGATGGTGTTCGGCGCCAGCCGGTTCCAGCTGGACACGGCGACATCGACTCCATTCTCCAAAGCATCCGCGCCCAGATACGTGCCCCAGGGAAAGGCCGCGATCATCAGATGGATCGGCATGTCGCGGGCGGTCACGCCCACCGAACCCGCTCCGCGAAACGCCAGCGGCCGGATATAGCCCGCCGTCAGCTTGTTATCGCGCACGGCCGCGCAGCAGGCCTCGCAGACGGTCTGGACATCATAAGGGATTTCGATTCGATACATCCGCGCCGAGCGGTAAAGCCGCTTGATATGGTCTTCCAGGCGGAAAATCGTCGGGCCGTCCGGCGTATCATAGACGCGAATACCCTCGAAGACGGACGAGCCATAATGCAGGGCATGGCTCATCACATGCACCGTACAGTCTTCCCAGCGGCGCATCTCGCCATCCATCCAGATAAAGTCAGCTTTTTTCAACGCATTTCCTCCTGATGAATGGTGTTCGCCGGAAGAGATACGACAAAAAGCCGGAAAGGGGGAGGGGGCGGAATCGGTCCGCTCCTAATCCTTCCCCGCCTCGATCGCCTTGAGGATCAGCTGGCGCGCAACATCCGCCCCTTTCCAGCCCTGCACCTTCACCCATTTATTGGGCTCAAGATCCTTGTAGTGCTCGAAGAAGTGCGTGATCCGCGCCAGTTGCGCCGGCAGGATGTCGGAATAATCCTTCACGTCATCATAATAGGGCGTCAGCTTGTGATGCGGCGCGGCGAGGATTTTTTCATCCAGCCCGCTTTCATCTTCCATCAGCAGGACACCGATCGGGCGCGCGCGCACCACACATCCCGGGATCAGCGTGGTCGAGCCCAGGAGCAGGACGTCAATCGGGTCGCCATCATCCGACAGCGTGTGAGGGATGAATCCGTAATTGCACGGATAGCGCATCGGCGTATGCAGGAAGCGATCCACGAAGACCGCGCCAGAGGCCTTGTCCATCTCGTACTTGATCGGATCACCGCCGATCGGCACTTCCACGATCATGTTGAAATCTTCGGGCGGGTTCTCACCGATGGAGATGGCGTCGATTTTCATGGGCTGGGGTCCTGCATTCCGGGGAGGCGCGGCATAACCGCAGAGGCCCGTCAGGGCAAGCTTTCAAATTCACGCACATGGATAGTGTCGCCAAACTCGGACATGTCGTCATTGGCATCATTCACGGCCAGCCAGAAGCGCACCGGCGCTTCACTGTCTCCGGCAATCCAGACAATCGGCCAGTCCCCGGCGGCGCGGGTCGAGCGCACCGCATGTTCACGCGCTTCGGTTGACGCATCTGCGCTTTCGAAATGCCCGGCACTTGCCACCAGCTGGAAGCCGTTGGCGGCCCCCGCACCGGACAGGCGGACGGTGATGTCGT
Proteins encoded in this window:
- the hppD gene encoding 4-hydroxyphenylpyruvate dioxygenase; the encoded protein is MADLFENPMGTDGFEFVEYTGPDTDALEKLFRSLGFAAVSKHKTKDITRFKQGDINFLLNREKTGQAAEFAKIHGQSANAMAFRVKDAKFAFEEALKRGAEAFGDGIWTNPDEVPAIKGIGGSVLYLVDKYGDNGDIYGDFEATGEVDNGGVGLEILDHLTHNVDQGQMAVWADFYERVFNFREIRYFDIKGKKTGLFSKAMTGPCGKLRIPLNESQDDKSQIAEFLNEYNGEGIQHIALTTPDIYKTVDTLRENGVIFQDTPDTYYELIDARVPGHGEPVAELAKRRILLDGDVEKEQGLLLQIFTQTVIGPVFFEIIQRKGNEGFGEGNFKALFESIELDQERRGVLA
- a CDS encoding MarR family winged helix-turn-helix transcriptional regulator, whose protein sequence is MPRDAALRLEAYLPYRLSVASNRASRWVARSYEAKFGLSIWQWRVMAVLGGADRLTAQELTAATAMDKVNVSRAVRALIERGLVNRQKHQSDGRSALLELTPAGRSVYDEVAPVALRHEAALLDGFSPDEIRLLTDLLLRLERRAEDLAQD
- a CDS encoding MaoC family dehydratase; the protein is MTVQDYRSLAGQTFVSDWFEMNQDRVNQFADLTVDHNFIHVDVERTKAETPFGGTIAHGYFTLSMLSHLGETCLPPMPPNAIPMNYGFEKVRFSAPVPVGKRIRAHFKLSKVEERKPGQWLSHWDVTVEVEGQEQPAIRAHWLTLFILPG
- a CDS encoding ABC-type transport auxiliary lipoprotein family protein yields the protein MIRKSLTAALIGAATFLTGCISFLPENTPATVYRLSAPEPSSQLRTEAVIVGVQRPLTPRALSGDQIALSQNRGQLVFASGAEWITPVPRLVQDLIVESMDAFEPSLIASRPEDGVRAEFELATELRSFEANYINGENSAPTVVVRMRARLIRMSDRRLVAVDAIGAQALARSTSLSDIVAAFDAASQEAMANVAQWTAEQVAEFHDADHQH
- a CDS encoding ABC transporter ATP-binding protein, whose translation is MSDDTIIEVRGIKTAFGTHVIHDGLDLSVRRGEVLGLVGGSGTGKSVLMNTIIGLKRPDAGEIFFNGQRLNSMTSHERRRLESSWGVLFQNGALFSSLTVRENVMAPLREHMKMPKRLMVEIADMKIALSGLGAEAGPKYPSELSGGMKKRAGLARALALDPAILFLDEPTAGLDPIGAAAFDMLIKDLRETLDLTVFMVTHDLDSLYTICDRVAVLADKRVAAIAPIRELEQNSHPWIQQYFHGPRGRMAAGAQGG
- a CDS encoding branched-chain amino acid transaminase, yielding MKKADFIWMDGEMRRWEDCTVHVMSHALHYGSSVFEGIRVYDTPDGPTIFRLEDHIKRLYRSARMYRIEIPYDVQTVCEACCAAVRDNKLTAGYIRPLAFRGAGSVGVTARDMPIHLMIAAFPWGTYLGADALENGVDVAVSSWNRLAPNTIPPGIKAGGNYLSSMLIGYEAKDRGVAEGIGLGTDGLLSEGSGENLFIIEDGVIRTPPGAASILKGITRDTVIKLLADMGHEVVEQALPREALYTADEAFFTGTAAEVTPIKKVDGLDVGTGDYPITRSVQEAFVGLFSGKTKDTRNWLCHV
- a CDS encoding fumarylacetoacetate hydrolase family protein, with the translated sequence MSYLFTPAPPVSVPVEGANPFPLNRIFCIGQNYAEHIREMGGTDTAVEPVIFMKPASALTLGPDVAYPPVTTDLHHEVEMVAAIGPDGVIAAGVGIDLTRRDLQGMAKKRGGPWETGKAFDQGAVMGTLRPGPPPESGAIRLSVNGTVRQDGDLAQMNRKLPELLALIGKYFTLMPGDLVFTGTPSGVGPLLPGDKVVAEIDGLPPLSFKMTDRKA
- the ppa gene encoding inorganic diphosphatase, translated to MKIDAISIGENPPEDFNMIVEVPIGGDPIKYEMDKASGAVFVDRFLHTPMRYPCNYGFIPHTLSDDGDPIDVLLLGSTTLIPGCVVRARPIGVLLMEDESGLDEKILAAPHHKLTPYYDDVKDYSDILPAQLARITHFFEHYKDLEPNKWVKVQGWKGADVARQLILKAIEAGKD
- a CDS encoding MlaD family protein, with the protein product METKAHHALVGFFAVFLILAGGFFALWLGQTTFDRDYAFYDVVFDGPVRGLREAGEVRFNGIQVGEVTEIGLDPQNPNRVIARIRLLAETPVRVDSSAQLEPQGLTGLSYIQISGGTAEAQRLQGTTRGDPPRIYAEQAQIESLVAGGEDALEAAQRALYQVSVLLSEENLDRIASTFENIDEITERLAGEDALVEELRSAIRSLEATSVDVGAAARSLEIFGRDATTLANNELTQASIDVSLAAQQIDIAGRQAQELMTTLQPAIERLSNEGTDELTRTMEDVRRLVATLDRIALEIEDNPTGFISGEQRRTVEVPQ
- a CDS encoding DUF418 domain-containing protein, encoding MTDAATPHAGQAAPKLERFTSIDTLRGFAVLGILMMNIQAFAMHANAYQYPLAHMDFTGANQTVWWIAFTFFEVKFITIFSALFGAGIALMLGDDRSQGTRQHYPRMLWLLAFGLIHAYVFWFGDILVTYALVGMIAVLLRGLSVTKLLFWGLFAIAINGLLFLGIFASFNLIPGEIDPVELGMMPSAEDLQDTVALYQSGFLDRLPYNAGFAALGQTMGMIFFGARTFGLMLIGMALFKSGFLTARWPMLSYLVCGLVALGIGLPIAGWAGNAAIADGFDLRHMWEHQGANYFASLLVSFGYASVVMLLSKLSVFKLILYPFTAAGRMAFTNYLSQTLIMTYLFVGPPGLGWFGTLERVEQAQLVITVWIGQLIFSTLWLMVFRFGPFEWLWRTLTYGKLQPILKTRDSAPAAAPPGG
- the maiA gene encoding maleylacetoacetate isomerase, whose amino-acid sequence is MTTLHGYWRSGTSYRLRIALNLKGIAYDQVPVNLKDGEQRQAAYKKLNPQGLVPLLDIDGVQLIQSPALLEYLDETHPEPPLLPGSPVERARIRAYAAVIGCDIHPLQNLRVLQYIRAEHGQDADGVTAWAQRWIRDGFTALEAMVTADGRGGPYLWGSKPTLADIYLVPQMYNARRFGVDLAAFPRLVAADEAARAHPAFEAAKPENQPDAPEDGH
- a CDS encoding choice-of-anchor V domain-containing protein, which codes for MIWLALLLAGGVYPEGAPWGHAGAPDTGTCYSCHWDGVLQTASPRLSLDGLPASYTPGERYDITVRLSGAGAANGFQLVASAGHFESADASTEAREHAVRSTRAAGDWPIVWIAGDSEAPVRFWLAVNDANDDMSEFGDTIHVREFESLP